The Coffea arabica cultivar ET-39 chromosome 8e, Coffea Arabica ET-39 HiFi, whole genome shotgun sequence genome window below encodes:
- the LOC113703389 gene encoding uncharacterized protein — protein sequence MDNSQNASYQAGQAKGQVQEKGSQMMDKASNAAQSAKESMQEAGQEAKAKVQGAADAVKNATGMNK from the exons ATGGATAATTCACAAAACGCGAGTTACCAAGCCGGCCAGGCCAAGGGCCAAGTGCAG GAAAAGGGAAGCCAAATGATGGATAAGGCAAGCAATGCGGCTCAATCTGCTAAGGAATCCATGCAGGAG GCAGGGCAGGAGGCGAAGGCCAAGGTACAAGGAGCAGCCGATGCTGTTAAAAATGCGACGGGGATGAACAAATGA
- the LOC113703755 gene encoding probable polygalacturonase At3g15720 → MHSMGLQIISLIVCIAASYPDGGLAAVFNVTGFGAIGDGIHDDTEAFSQAWEAACSNGEGSSSVIVPAGRTFLLSPVNFEGPCYCSNVHFQVLGKIVAPNETDAWKGCVSDSWLHFSDIPGLVLEGSGVIDGRGSPWWKNVSLGILKNALHIHKCDGLQLRGLHHVNSPKSHISINKCNGVSISGLNILAPENSPNTDGIDVSESTHVLISDSIIQTGDDCVAINGGSSDIQMTNVSCGPGHGISVGSLGANGSYATVEQVNVTKCNFQGTQNGIRIKTWPGGSGYARNISFEDITLQDVENPIIIDQFYCKGEFKCEDKPSPSAVQVSHVTYQGVNGSSSGEKAIQLFCSESKGCTDIKMQQINITSAIPGAKTYAICKNAYGESSSTSPPVPCLTQHHDDVLGREASAVWV, encoded by the exons ATGCACAGCATG GGTCTACAAATCATATCCTTGATAGTTTGTATAGCTGCATCGTATCCAGATGGTGGCCTGGCTGCTGTTTTTAATGTTACCGGGTTTGGTGCCATTGGAGATGGAATACATGATGACACTGAG GCTTTTTCACAAGCTTGGGAAGCTGCTTGTTCAAATGGTGAAGGTTCAAGTAGCGTCATAGTTCCAGCAGGAAGGACATTCCTACTGAGCCCAGTGAATTTTGAAGGCCCCTGCTACTGTTCCAATGTACATTTTCAG GTTTTGGGAAAAATTGTGGCGCCCAATGAAACTGATGCGTGGAAAGGCTGCGTATCAGATAGTTGGCTTCACTTTTCAGACATACCTGGTCTGGTCCTGGAAGGTTCAGGGGTGATTGATGGGCGGGGTTCACCCTGGTGGAAAAATGTTAGCCTTGGCATCCTCAAGAAT GCTCTACACATCCACAAATGTGACGGCCTTCAGTTGAGGGGACTTCATCATGTCAACAGTCCCAAAAGccatataagcatcaataagTGTAATGGCGTATCTATATCTGGACTCAACATTCTTGCACCTGAAAACAGTCCAAATACTGATGGAATTGATGTGTCTGAATCCACTCATGTTTTAATTTCCGACTCCATTATTCAAACTG GGGATGACTGTGTTGCGATAAATGGTGGCAGTTCTGACATACAAATGACGAACGTTTCATGCGGACCTGGACACGGAATAAG TGTTGGGAGCTTGGGGGCAAATGGGTCATATGCAACGGTGGAGCAAGTAAATGTAACAAAATGCAACTTCCAGGGAACACAGAATGGTATAAGAATCAAGACATGGCCG GGGGGTTCTGGATACGCCAGAAATATAAGCTTTGAGGATATCACACTTCAAGACGTGGAGAACCCTATAATAATCGACCAGTTTTATTGCAAGGGTGaatttaaatgtgaagataag CCTTCACCATCAGCTGTGCAAGTGAGCCACGTAACCTACCAGGGAGTGAACGGATCTTCTTCGGGCGAGAAAGCAATTCAATTGTTCTGCAGTGAGAGCAAAGGATGCACTGACATCAAAATGCAACAAATAAACATAACCTCTGCTATTCCTGGAGCAAAGACATATGCCATCTGTAAAAATGCCTACGGGGAGTCCTCCTCAACTTCACCTCCTGTTCCCTGCCTAACGCAGCATCATGACGATGTCTTGGGGAGAGAAGCCAGTGCGGTTTGGGTCTGA